One Brachybacterium aquaticum genomic region harbors:
- a CDS encoding AAA family ATPase, producing MIENVPGDPEPSTDERPTGETLTEAQVHEIAEEADAVVREIATIVEGKDEVARIAVLVLLAGGHLLVEDIPGVGKTMLAKSLAAALGAERHRIQFTPDLLPGDVTGASVFNQASGEFEFRPGAVFTQILLADEINRASPKTQSALLEAMEERQVSVDGTTYALAEPFMVVATANPVEMEGTYRLPEAQRDRFLAQTSMGYPVPSAEARMLAAQAGPVPIGDRDILDAVTERTSPERIAAHVRAVRAVHASPVVLDYVVRLADATRSHPQITLGASPRAAVHLVRAAKAKAALSGRTYVTPQDVHDVIMPVWRHRLHLTPQALSRGASAGDLLDQVLRSTAQT from the coding sequence ATGATCGAGAATGTGCCCGGCGACCCCGAGCCCTCCACCGACGAGCGCCCCACCGGGGAGACCCTCACCGAGGCGCAGGTCCACGAGATCGCCGAGGAGGCGGACGCGGTGGTCCGCGAGATCGCCACGATCGTCGAGGGCAAGGACGAGGTCGCGCGCATCGCGGTGCTCGTGCTGCTGGCCGGCGGGCACCTCCTGGTCGAGGACATCCCGGGCGTCGGCAAGACGATGCTCGCCAAGTCCCTGGCCGCAGCGCTCGGCGCCGAGCGCCACCGCATCCAGTTCACCCCCGACCTGCTGCCCGGCGACGTCACCGGCGCGAGCGTGTTCAACCAGGCCAGCGGCGAGTTCGAGTTCCGTCCCGGCGCCGTGTTCACCCAGATCCTGCTGGCCGACGAGATCAACCGCGCCTCTCCGAAGACCCAGTCCGCCCTCCTCGAGGCGATGGAGGAGCGGCAGGTCAGCGTCGACGGCACCACCTACGCCCTCGCCGAGCCGTTCATGGTCGTCGCCACCGCCAACCCTGTCGAGATGGAGGGCACCTACCGCCTGCCCGAGGCGCAGCGCGACCGGTTCCTCGCCCAGACCTCCATGGGCTACCCGGTCCCGTCGGCCGAGGCGCGGATGCTCGCCGCCCAGGCCGGCCCCGTCCCCATCGGGGACCGCGACATCCTCGACGCCGTCACCGAGCGCACCAGCCCGGAGCGGATCGCCGCCCATGTGCGGGCCGTGCGCGCCGTCCACGCCTCCCCGGTGGTGCTCGACTACGTGGTGCGTCTGGCGGATGCGACCCGCTCCCACCCGCAGATCACCCTCGGCGCCTCGCCCCGCGCGGCCGTGCACCTGGTCCGCGCGGCGAAGGCGAAGGCGGCGCTGTCGGGCCGCACCTACGTCACCCCGCAGGACGTGCACGACGTGATCATGCCGGTGTGGCGCCACCGCCTGCACCTGACCCCGCAGGCCCTCTCGCGCGGGGCGAGCGCGGGCGATCTGCTGGATCAGGTGCTGCGCAGCACGGCGCAGACGTGA
- a CDS encoding DUF58 domain-containing protein, with the protein MSPRAATGARPGSLLRPTGRGLVILLACPALWLLSDLTRVTPARQLAAALLLILVVSAVSMAVISVGLRVSRRVVDDAVPVGGVARVMLEVTGSALITTLPLGRGIVREHLPAALGGQGDLPLARRMPHVLHVTRRGGHDLGPCSLIVRDVFGLFHLRRTVVDAQRITGLPVVAEMTPAAERATGIAPEAVVGVAPVPGIGEIGPIARPYASGDDIRRIHWRASARVGRLMTREDEPAAGRSAVVVLDTTRREGLTAQVEDALVSHAATVLEALGLNGWEVRIVDAAGDEITRTQRRRGIPGPSPLGSEADALERRASLLALADVDFDDDIAADGVGHDHAAGHAELAIALGPDTGEPFSGLELDRFAGRATHRTAIALRPALPDEDEDGGRGARRARRIGPADGDDFGHAHERYAQQLAAARAERPPRHSRIWTWTLVGGTSADTLSDLLTAAEEETA; encoded by the coding sequence GTGAGCCCCCGAGCGGCCACCGGGGCGCGACCGGGCAGCCTCCTGCGCCCCACCGGGCGCGGCCTCGTGATCCTCCTGGCCTGCCCGGCGCTGTGGCTGCTCAGCGACCTCACCCGCGTCACCCCCGCGCGTCAGCTCGCCGCCGCGCTCCTGCTGATCCTCGTCGTCTCCGCGGTCTCGATGGCCGTGATCTCGGTGGGGCTGCGCGTGAGCAGGCGGGTCGTGGACGATGCGGTGCCCGTCGGCGGCGTCGCCCGCGTGATGCTCGAGGTGACCGGCAGCGCCCTGATCACCACCCTCCCGCTCGGCCGCGGGATCGTGCGCGAGCACCTGCCGGCCGCGCTCGGCGGCCAGGGCGACCTGCCGCTCGCCCGCCGCATGCCCCACGTCCTGCACGTCACCCGCCGCGGCGGCCACGACCTCGGCCCCTGCTCCCTCATCGTCCGCGACGTGTTCGGCCTGTTCCACCTTCGCCGCACCGTCGTGGACGCGCAGCGGATCACGGGCCTGCCCGTCGTCGCCGAGATGACCCCCGCGGCCGAGCGCGCCACCGGCATCGCCCCCGAGGCCGTCGTCGGCGTGGCCCCGGTGCCGGGCATCGGCGAGATCGGCCCGATCGCCCGCCCCTACGCCAGCGGCGACGACATCCGCAGGATCCACTGGCGCGCGAGCGCCCGCGTCGGCCGCCTCATGACCCGCGAGGACGAGCCCGCCGCCGGGCGCAGCGCCGTGGTCGTCCTGGACACCACCCGCCGCGAGGGCCTCACCGCCCAGGTCGAGGACGCGCTCGTCTCGCACGCCGCGACCGTGCTCGAGGCACTGGGCCTGAACGGTTGGGAGGTGCGGATCGTCGACGCCGCCGGCGACGAGATCACCCGCACCCAGCGTCGACGGGGCATCCCCGGCCCGTCGCCGCTGGGGAGCGAGGCCGATGCCCTCGAGCGCCGCGCCTCCCTGCTCGCCCTCGCCGACGTCGACTTCGACGACGACATCGCGGCCGACGGGGTCGGGCACGACCACGCGGCCGGGCACGCCGAGCTCGCCATCGCGCTCGGGCCCGACACCGGCGAGCCCTTCTCCGGCCTCGAGCTGGACCGCTTCGCCGGCCGCGCCACCCACCGCACGGCGATCGCGCTGCGCCCGGCCCTGCCCGACGAGGACGAGGACGGGGGGCGCGGGGCGCGGCGCGCGCGCCGCATCGGCCCGGCCGACGGGGACGATTTCGGCCACGCCCATGAGCGCTACGCGCAGCAGCTCGCCGCCGCCCGCGCCGAGCGCCCGCCGCGCCACTCCCGGATCTGGACCTGGACCCTCGTGGGCGGCACCAGCGCCGACACCCTCAGCGACCTGCTCACCGCGGCCGAGGAGGAGACGGCATGA